The Pygocentrus nattereri isolate fPygNat1 chromosome 1, fPygNat1.pri, whole genome shotgun sequence genome window below encodes:
- the parp12b gene encoding protein mono-ADP-ribosyltransferase PARP12b, which yields MSSYSSYSRVIHHATSILCSHKGSMDLAQLHRKVFQRFDISDEDFWYIVKKCPRFAVVVRNEQTAETGEAGCTIVAKTSLRLCKNYAKQECSGCQDLHLCKYFVYGNCRYGKGRKECRFSHNIQSEHNSPLLRECTLHELHEEDLFLLLLQNDPSLLPEVCSHYNKGSGLFGACTFKERCTKVHICQHFVQDDCIFGAKCKRLHSVDEYSRRMLEERGLSSDIILDLPYLYQNVYHLNSHGLDRERIASLSERPLSQAEEKSEICIHFIRRNCRFQEQCKRVHFNLPYKWEVYEGDGWRDLRGMEEIERAYCDPKNAHSPGSKPVDFLSMTRVSDPVRRLSTASSVTKPAHYILTTQWLWYYKGDHENWIEYGRPDDKQRVTSVTSRDLEEAFLTDNTAEVTVIKGNRHYFISFQDMYQRNPKHNTKRRVRRRPRFVSISEVESKVAQSSSPHKHPSTYAY from the exons ATGTCGAGCTACTCGAGCTATTCCAGGGTGATTCATCACGCCACGAGTATATTATGCAGCCATAAAGGCTCCATGGACTTGGCGCAGCTGCACAGGAAGGTCTTCCAGCGCTTCGACATCAGCGACGAAGATTTTTGGTACATCGTGAAAAAATGCCCGAGGTTCGCTGTCGTTGTCCGGAACGAGCAGACGGCGGAGACCGGGGAGGCTGGCTGCACTATAGTGGCCAAAACGTCCCTCCGCCTGTGTAAGAACTACGCCAAGCAGGAGTGCTCCGGCTGTCAGGACCTGCATTTGTGCAAGTATTTCGTTTACGGCAACTGCAGATATGGAAAAGGAAG GAAGGAGTGCAGGTTCTCTCATAATATTCAGTCAGAGCACAATTCTCCCCTCCTCCGGGAGTGCACCCTTCATGAACTTCACGAGGAAgacctcttcctcctcctcctacagAATGACCCCTCGCTACTGCCTGAG GTGTGCTCTCACTACAATAAAGGTTCGGGGCTGTTCGGGGCCTGCACCTTTAAGGAGCGCTGCACTAAGGTGCACATTTGTCAGCACTTTGTGCAGGACGACTGCATCTTCGGCGCCAAATGCAAGAGGCTCCACAGCGTAGACGAGTACAGCCGCAGGATGCTGGAGGAAAGGGGACTCAGCAGTGACATCATCCTGGACCTGCCTTACCTGTACCAGAATGTCTACCACCTCAACTCCCATGGACTGGACAGGG aGAGAATAGCAAGCCTTTCAGAGAGACCTCTTTCACAAGCAGAAGAGAAGAGTGAGATCTGTATTCACTTCATCAGGCGGAATTGCAGGTTTCAAG AGCAGTGCAAACGGGTGCATTTCAATCTACCATACAAATGGGAGGTGTATGAGGGCGATGGCTGGAGAGATCTGAGGGGGATGGAGGAGATAGAAAGAGCCTACTGTGACCCTAAGAATGCACACAG TCCAGGCTCAAAGCCAGTGGACTTCCTATCGATGACGCGGGTGAGTGATCCGGTGCGGCGTCTCTCAACAGCGTCATCTGTCACGAAGCCGGCCCATTACATCCTGACCACGCAGTGGTTGTGGTACTACAAAGGAGACCACGAGAACTGGATCGAGTACGGCAGGCCG GACGATAAGCAGCGTGTGACATCTGTAACGTCCCGTGATCTGGAAGAAGCTTTTCTGACAGACAACACAGCAGAGGTCACGGtcataaagggcaacaggcattacTTCATCAGTTTCCAAG ATATGTACCAGCGGAACCCCAAACACAACACGAAGAGGCGAGTCCGCCGGCGGCCACGCTTTGTTTCCATCAGTGAGGTGGAGAGCAAAGTAGCGCAGTCAAGCAGTCCACACAAACACCCTTCCACATATGCATACTGA